From one Pseudopipra pipra isolate bDixPip1 chromosome 2, bDixPip1.hap1, whole genome shotgun sequence genomic stretch:
- the LOC135410363 gene encoding mucin-2-like, with protein MGAWNYLWHFIFSLLLCTKTGMTEGRNVTTATTQIHIKGSVSTEPGGTTGLAAHNSSATTAEPSATTAPSLLDTSFLSPSTMRMVGGEGRTETEPTGPNGEGSSLGASARSDVVSPATPTAGPATTATSMGTGSGTASSLPSSAVTSHSLSSPGGSTAATPNPQRSSTSSTAEEHLATTAHPSTTLVVSTLSSTSGITSVQSAAVTAGHVTHSPTTPRTVASTSGTYPASDTTEASLPSTPGGSTETSAAQHTSAPLTQGQAVLEAGTTPSSMGSPMSPTATASTGNSATTPPGEGESPTINQGSGTTNDPSAETSHSLPDTSLVTPSTPNLKMSTSVNPSVTGTCSPITLSIQLENVTSTVIQFSWKPQGGTGDSPYTVLLRGKSGEMERRILNGTSTAFENLLSGQQYQISVDVSTCSENVSASLAVQTGISSGIFSFSVGKLTHSLALK; from the exons ATGGGGGCTTGGAATTACCTTTGGCATTTCATCTTCTCCCTTCTTCTCT GTACCAAGACTGGAATGACAGAGGGAAGAAATGTAACGACTGCCACCACTCAGATCCACATAAAGGGCTCTGTGAGCACAGAACCAGGTGGGACAACTGGCCTGGCTGCACACAACTCCAGTGCCACCACGGCTGAGCCCAGTGCCACGacagccccttccctcctggacACATCCTTTCTGTCCCCCTCCACGATGAGGATGGTGGGTGGAGAAGGGAGGACAGAGACTGAGCCCACAGGGCCAAATGGGGAAGGGAGCTCACTGGGGGCATCTGCCAGGAGTGATGTGGTGAGCCCAGCCACCCCTACAGCAGGACCTGCCACCACTGCCACTTCCATGGGCACGGGGAGTGGCACTGCTTCCTCCCTGCCCAGTTCGGCAGTGACCAGCCACTCCTTGTCCTCTCCTGGTGGCTCCACAGCTGCAACTCCCAATCCACAGcgaagcagcaccagcagcaccgCTGAGGAGCACTTGGCCACCACAGCCCACCCGTCCACAACACTCGTGGTCTCCACTCTGTCCTCCACTTCTGGCATTACGAGTGTTCAGTCGGCTGCTGTGACAGCAGGGCACGTGACACACAGCCCAACTACCCCCAGGACAGTGGCTTCCACCTCTGGCACCTATCCTGCCTCAGATACCACCGAGGCCAGCCTTCCATCCACCCCGGGCGGCAGCACGGAGACATCGGCAGCTCAACACACCTCTGCGCCCCTCACACAGGGACAGGCCGTGCTGGAGGCAGGGACCACTCCATCTTCCATGGGGAGTCCCATGTCTCCCACAGCCACGGCCTCCACAGGCAACAGCGCCACGACTcctcctggagaaggggaaagtcCCACCATCAACCAGGGGAGTGGAACGACAAATGATCCCAGTGCTGAGACCTCCCATTCCCTCCCGGACACATCCTTGGTGACCCCATCCACGCCGAACCTTAAAATGTCGACGTCTGTCAATCCTTCTGTTACTGGAACTTGCT CTCCTATCACTCTGTCCATCCAGCTGGAGAACGTGACCAGTACAGTGATACAGTTCAGCTGGAAACCTCAAGGTggcacaggagacagtccttaCACAGTGCTTCTACGGGGAAAAtcaggagagatggagaggagaaTCCTAAATGGAACAAGCACTGCATTTGAAAATCTGCTTTCTGGTCAGCAATACCAAATATCCGTGGATGTTTCAACTTGCTCTGAGAATGTCAGCGCCTCCTTGGCTGTTCAGACAGGTATTTCCTCAggaatcttttccttttctgttggcAAACTAACACATTCATTGGCCTTAAAATGA